In Symmachiella dynata, the following are encoded in one genomic region:
- a CDS encoding spermidine synthase, translating to MATPQFEILAYEPTELGMLCLRRRELLCEPGTVVTEVTLNHEFLMSSYLTASERALSEIALRMHTGSELHVLVGGLGLGYTARAALGSPRVVSCEVIEFLPQVIGWLEQGLVPLSEELNGEDRLQITRGDVYQYLADAPPRKYDLILIDVDHSPEENLGTANGDFYTAKGLRLAKRHLAEGGLLGIWSYAEDSPFSEALRTVFREVHIEPVTVFNNLIDVEQTDWLFFARD from the coding sequence GTGGCCACTCCGCAGTTTGAGATCCTCGCTTACGAACCCACAGAGTTGGGCATGTTGTGTTTGCGGCGTCGTGAATTGTTGTGTGAACCGGGGACCGTTGTCACGGAGGTCACGCTCAATCACGAATTTCTGATGAGTAGTTACCTGACCGCTTCGGAACGCGCGTTGTCGGAAATTGCGTTGCGGATGCATACCGGATCGGAACTGCATGTCCTGGTTGGCGGCCTCGGGTTGGGGTATACGGCGCGAGCGGCGCTGGGTTCTCCGCGTGTGGTGAGTTGCGAGGTCATTGAGTTTCTTCCGCAGGTGATCGGTTGGTTGGAGCAAGGACTGGTGCCGTTGTCGGAGGAGTTGAACGGCGAAGACCGCTTGCAGATCACGCGCGGCGACGTCTATCAATATCTCGCCGACGCACCACCGCGAAAGTATGACCTAATTCTGATTGACGTGGATCATTCGCCCGAGGAAAACCTGGGAACCGCCAACGGCGATTTCTATACAGCTAAGGGCTTGCGGTTGGCGAAGCGGCATCTCGCTGAAGGGGGGCTGCTGGGTATTTGGTCGTATGCCGAAGATTCCCCGTTTTCCGAAGCGCTGCGCACGGTATTCCGTGAAGTGCACATCGAACCGGTGACCGTTTTCAACAACCTCATCGATGTCGAACAGACCGATTGGCTGTTCTTTGCCCGCGACTAA
- a CDS encoding sulfatase: MMNRRLTLSPFFLWVAVIAFTVFAKTPSPSLAAERPNIVVILADDQSYRDFGFTGNPLVHTPQIDQLAAASARYPNGYVPMSVCRPSLATILTGLYPHQNGIHFNHPPPGLRTMQNTMTADEYHQARATTDYLIQNVPTLPRILAEHGYACLQTGKHWEGSYQTAGFTHGMTRGLPAKRLGHVTGTRKQANGDWVAHGNGDAGLVIGRETMQPIENFIGEYAGKQPFFVWYAPFLPHTPFDAPQRFHDLYKGHDIPKHLRPYYAEIARFDETVGQLMGFLSQHDILDDSLIVFASDNGFRPDERAPARQNRRSKLSPFEDGLRTPILLCWPNQIKPAEHPQLVSTVDLVPTILAAAGLSAEITPRMRGRNLLPSARGDETLADQPAFGAIYPNDAQSLGAPSQHVRGRWIRWGDYKLLLPGPAKNPVKMSLFDLKHDPAEQTNLINQPDQSERIARMTQRLDEWWPPGDDSAVTQRKANR, encoded by the coding sequence ATGATGAACAGACGACTGACGCTCTCGCCGTTTTTCCTCTGGGTGGCGGTGATTGCGTTCACGGTATTCGCGAAAACGCCGTCCCCTAGTCTCGCAGCGGAACGTCCGAATATTGTTGTGATTCTGGCCGACGACCAATCGTATCGCGATTTTGGTTTCACCGGCAATCCGTTGGTGCATACGCCGCAGATCGATCAATTGGCAGCCGCTTCGGCGCGATATCCCAATGGCTATGTCCCCATGAGCGTTTGCCGACCGTCGTTGGCGACAATTTTAACCGGGCTCTATCCGCATCAAAACGGCATCCATTTCAATCACCCACCACCGGGATTGAGGACGATGCAGAACACCATGACGGCGGATGAGTACCACCAAGCGCGGGCGACGACGGACTATCTAATCCAAAACGTTCCCACGCTGCCGCGCATCTTGGCGGAACATGGATATGCCTGTTTGCAAACCGGCAAGCATTGGGAGGGAAGTTATCAAACCGCTGGATTCACGCACGGCATGACACGGGGCTTGCCGGCGAAACGACTGGGGCACGTCACCGGCACCCGCAAGCAAGCCAACGGTGATTGGGTCGCGCACGGCAATGGCGATGCCGGGCTGGTCATCGGTCGCGAAACGATGCAACCGATCGAGAACTTCATCGGCGAATACGCCGGCAAGCAACCATTTTTTGTCTGGTACGCCCCTTTTCTGCCGCACACACCGTTCGACGCGCCGCAACGTTTCCACGACTTGTATAAGGGCCACGATATTCCGAAACACCTGCGGCCTTATTATGCGGAGATTGCGAGATTCGATGAGACCGTGGGGCAGCTGATGGGATTTCTTTCGCAACACGACATTCTGGATGACTCCTTAATCGTGTTTGCTTCGGACAACGGCTTTCGCCCGGATGAGCGGGCCCCGGCGCGGCAGAATCGACGCTCTAAATTGTCCCCCTTCGAAGACGGTCTGCGCACGCCGATCTTGCTTTGCTGGCCAAATCAAATCAAACCGGCGGAGCACCCGCAATTGGTCAGTACCGTCGATCTCGTCCCGACGATTCTCGCAGCAGCGGGATTGTCTGCGGAGATCACACCACGCATGCGCGGCCGGAATCTGCTGCCGTCAGCCAGAGGCGACGAAACACTCGCCGATCAACCGGCGTTCGGGGCGATCTATCCCAATGACGCGCAAAGCCTCGGCGCGCCCTCGCAGCACGTGCGCGGACGCTGGATTCGTTGGGGGGACTACAAACTGTTACTCCCCGGCCCAGCTAAGAATCCGGTCAAGATGAGCCTCTTCGATCTGAAACACGATCCGGCTGAGCAAACGAACCTGATCAATCAACCGGATCAATCTGAGCGGATCGCACGCATGACCCAACGGCTCGACGAATGGTGGCCGCCGGGAGACGACAGCGCTGTCACGCAGCGCAAGGCGAATCGTTAG